A segment of the Solanum lycopersicum chromosome 9, SLM_r2.1 genome:
tagttaataacagactgcatgtttttaacattagatcaaattaaagacctaatataatacaaaccCATGATAAATCCTAGTTAATATcagaatttatgtttttaagatTAGACCAAGttaaagacctaatataatacaaacacgTGATAAAGTTTAGTATTTGACTAACTCTATCATAttagaatcatataaataaatcaatgaaaaatatatattattttattaagaattaaGGAACAAACTAATGAAcgactaaactaatttaaaatactaatactCATGCAAACAACtatcattacatgaaatttattaataaatactacaaaaaaaatatcactcttCCATGTTCACAGAATCATCACCAATTAAGtgatctatttttccttcagGATGTGCGAAGAAATCTACTACATCCAAGTGCGTGatgtcaacttgattttcagagataaaatttgcctcaggatttttctctttattctttaGTGATTCTTGATAAAGCTCAACCAAGTGTTTGGGAGTACGACAATCACGTGCATAATGACCTCTTCCACCACATCGAAAACAACCTTCCCTAGTTGCTTCACGTTTctcatcctttcttttttcctttttatttgatgaatgattaATGTCAGGAATAGAATTACGTTCTTGACCATAATCACGACCACGTCCATGACCATGATTAGGACCGCGACCTTTTCCACGCGTAGCATGGTGGGTGTACGCCTCATTCACTTCAGGAAGTGGTTCAGATCCAGTAGGTCgattctcattattttttaataataaatcattattttgctCGGCCacaagaagatgagaaattAGTTCAGAATACTTATTGAAACCTTTCTCTCGATATTGTTGCTGCAAGAGCATATTCGAGGCATGGAAAGTGGAGAACgtcttttccatca
Coding sequences within it:
- the LOC138338514 gene encoding uncharacterized protein, producing MINLTKLELNALQSSGRNYLSWVLDAKIHLDAITLGDTIKEENKASNQNCARAMIFLRHHLDEILKIEYLTVKDPLVLWKNLKERFDHLKMVIHPKARYDWMHLRLQDFKSIHEYNSAMFRITSPLKLCGETVSEIDMMEKTFSTFHASNMLLQQQYREKGFNKYSELISHLLVAEQNNDLLLKNNENRPTGSEPLPEVNEAYTHHATRGKGRGPNHGHGRGRDYGQERNSIPDINHSSNKKEKRKDEKREATREGCFRCGGRGHYARDCRTPKHLVELYQESLKNKEKNPEANFISENQVDITHLDVVDFFAHPEGKIDHLIGDDSVNMEE